A window of Streptomyces sp. NBC_01241 genomic DNA:
GGCCCGGCGAATGACATTGAGTGTTCACAGGGACACGCAGTGAACACCATCGGCACCCCCAATTGATCAAATCACTACAAAACTGCATAAGCTGTAGCGATGGGTGGTGATGATGCACGCCTGCGGGCCGTGGTTTCGCTTGCGCAGACAATGGCGGCGGCGCACACCCCGCGGGGGTCGTGGCGAGCGGCTGCGCTGGGGGCGTGCGAGGCGTTGGACGGCAGCTTCGCCGCGCTCTCCGTGTGGGAGCGCGGGCCCGGGCGGCTGCGCGTGCTGGTGAACGCGGGCGAACGGGCCGAAGGGGAGGAGGAGTTCCCCGAGGAGGAGACGTACCCGGTGCACCAGTTCCCGGAGATCACCGAGTTCCTGCACGAACGGTGGGCCGGCGGCGGTGAACCGGACGCCTGGGTGGAGACCGCCGACGGCCCGGTGGGCGGAACGCCGAGCGTGGGGGTGCGTGGGTACGGGCGTGGGTACTGCCAACAGCGGGGGGCCGCCCTGCGCCGGCGTGGGCGTGGCTGCTGCGTGGTCGCGCCGATCGTGCTGCACGGGCGGGCCTGGGGCGAGCTGTACGTGGCCCGCCCGGTGGGGGAGCCGGTCTTCGGGCGCCAGGACGCGGACTTCGCGACCGTGCTGGCCTCGGTCGTCGCCGCCGGGATCTCCCAGGCCGAACGGCTCGAAGAGGTCCGTAAGCTCGCCTTCACCGATCCGCTCACCGGGCTGGCCAACCGCCGCTCCGTCGATGTGCGGCTCGACGAGGCGGTGGAGCAGCACCGGGCGGACGGCGCGGTGGTCAGCCTGGTCGTCTGCGACCTCAACGGCCTGAAGCGGGTCAACGACACGCACGGCCATGCGGTCGGCGACCGTCTGCTGGAACGTTTCGGCTCGGTGCTGTCCCGCTGCGGCGCCATGCTGCCCGGTGCGCTCGCGGCCCGGCTCGGCGGCGACGAGTTCTGTCTGCTCGCGGTCGGCCCGGAGTCGGACGACGTGATCCGGGTGGCGACCGAACTATGCGACCGGGCGGCCGAGTTGGAGCTCGGCGACGGGGTGGCGTGCGGGATCGCGTCGACCGGTGATCCGATCGGCCCGGTGGTGTCCGCGCGGCGGCTGTTCCGGCTGGCGGACGCGGCCCAGTACCGGGCGAAGGCGGCCCGCTCCACGGAGCCGGTGGTGGCGGGGCGCGACGGCGAGGTCATCCGGCTGGCCGACGCGCCGCCCAGGTCCCCGCACGACCGCCGTCACCTGCGCGGCAGCCGCCCCTGACCGCGTGACGAGGCCGGTGCGGGGCGGGCCGTACGACCTCTGGTGACATGGAGGGATTCGTCCGTACGCTTCTGCATGTGGATACGCACACCGTTGTGGTGGGGACGTCCGGTACGACCGCCCGGGACGTCATCGCCGTGGCCCGCGGCAACGCCCGCGTCGAGCTCTCCGCGGCCGCCGTGGGCGCGCTCGCCGCCGCCCGCGAGATCGTGGACGCCCTCGCCGCCGGGCCCGAGCCGGTCTACGGCGTCTCCACGGGCTTCGGCGCACTGGCCGCCCGGTACATCGGCCAGGACCTCCGCGGCCGGCTCCAGCGCAACATCGTCCGCTCGCACGCCGCGGGCATGGGCCCGCGGGTCGAGCGCGAGGTCGTCCGCGCGCTGATGTTCCTGCGGCTGAAGACGGCCGCCTCCGGACACACCGGCATACGGCCCGAGGTCGCCCGGACCATGGCCGACGTCCTCAACGCGGGCATCACCCCCGTCGTCCACGAGTACGGCTCGCTGGGCTGCTCCGGCGACCTGGCTCCGCTCGCCCACTGCGCGCTGACGCTGATGGGCGAGGGCGACGCGGAGGGCCCCGACGGCACCGTGCGCCCCGCGGGCGAACTGCTCGCCGCCCACGGCATCACCCCGGTCGAACTGCGCGAGAAGGAGGGCCTCGCCCTCCTCAACGGCACCGACGGCATGCTCGGGATGCTCGTCCTGGCCCTCGCCGACCTGAAGAACCTCTACACCTGCGCCGACATCACCGCGGCCCTCTCCCTGGAGGCGCTGCTCGGCACGGACAAGGTGCTCGCCCCGGAACTGCACGCGATCCGCCCGCACCCGGGCCAGGGCGTCAGCGCCGACAACATGCTGCGGGTCCTCGCCGGATCCGGCCTCACGGGGCGGCACGCCGAGATCACGGACGCCGCCGCGCCCCGCGTGCAGGACGCCTACTCCGTGCGCTGCGCTCCCCAGGTCAACGGCGCCGGACGCGACACCCTCGACTACGCCGCGACCGTCGCGGACCGCGAACTCGCCTCCGCCGTCGACAATCCCGTCGTGCTCCGAGGGGATGCCTCCCGGGAGGGCGGAGCCGGGAGCGGGGGAGGCCGCGTCGAGTCCAACGGCAACTTCCACGGCGCCCCCCTCGCCTACGTGCTCGACTTCCTGGCGATCGTCGCGGCCGACCTCGGTTCGATCACCGAGCGCCGCACCGACCGGCTGCTGGACAAGGACCGTTCGCACGGACTGCCGCCGTTCCTCGCCGAAGACCCCGGTGTGGACTCGGGCCTGATGCTCGCCCAGTACACCCAGGCCGCCCTGGTCGGCGAGATGAAGCGGCTCGCGGTCCCGGCCTCGGCCGACTCGATCCCGTCCTCCGCGATGCAGGAGGACCACGTCTCCATGGGCTGGTCGGCGGCGCGCAAGCTCCGTACCGCCGTCGACAGCCTCGCCCGGATCGTCGCCGTCGAGCTGTACGCGGCGACCCGCGCCATCGAACTGCGCGCCGCCCAGGGCCTCACCCCCGCGCCCGCCTCGCGGGCCGCCGTCGAGGCGCTGCGCGCGGCGGGCGTCCAGGGGCCCGGACCGGACCGCTTCCTGGCGCCGGACCTGGCCGCGGCGGACGCGTTCGTACGGGCGGGCGGGCTGGTCGCGGCGGTCGAGCCGGTGACCGGACCGCTGGGCTAGGAGGGTGCTTCCGCACCCTCCTAGGAGGATGCTTCGGCACCCTCCTGGGTTCTTCCGCTCGGATCAGGCCGGATCAGGCGGAGAGAGCGCCGGTGCGGCGTACCGAGTAGGTGACGAAGGCCGCGCCGATGCCCAGGAACGCCATGCCGCCGATCAGATACGGGGTGGTGTCGACCCCGGCCCCGGTGTCGGCGAGCCTCGGGCCGGTGGTGGTGCTCCCGGTGGTGGTGGCCGGCCGGCTCCGTGTGCCCGGTGCGCCGACCGGATCGTCCGTCGCGTTGGCGGACGGGACGAACCACAGGGCGGCCAGCAAGGTGCCCGCGGCGGTGGCGGTCAGGAGCGGGCGACGGGCAGCGGCCACGGAATCGTTCCCCCTTGTCACAGCCGTGAGTCAGGCCTGTACGCAGATGCTAGTGACAGCAGCGGGTCGCAGGAAAGTCGCAGGTGCGAGGCGTTTACGCTCCGGATCATGAACACTTCTGAGTCATCACGGTTTGTTCGGCTTCAGGTCGAAATGGTGTTGGAGATCACGGACCCCGCCGCCCTGAGCGGTACCGCGCTGGAGCCCATCGCCGCCGAGTTCGGCGAGCCCGGCGGTGAGGCCGCCGAGGAGCGCATGCTGGCCGAGGCCGCCGTACGGGAGGACGGCGCCGAGGCCCTTGCCTCCCTCATCGACCCGTTCGACCTGGTCAGCGAGGTGCCGGGGGTCGAACTCACCCACGCGTCCTGGAGCAGCGAGAGCGTCGATTACGACCCGGCCGATCCGGACGCCTGGGACCTCGACGAGGAGGACGAAACGGACGACGAAGCGGACGAAGAGGGCGCCGCGTACGAAGATCACGAAGCGGGGGCCGCCGACGGCATCCCGCACAATGGGGTGGACGACGGCGAGCACAGCGGCGTGAGCGGCGGTGCGGAGCGGCGGGTCTAGCAGGCAGTACGTGCCACGGCCCCGACCCGCTTCCTTCCGCGGGCCGGGGCCGTGGCACGTACCGGTCGCATATACGTGACCGACGTCGGGAACCACCACTGCCGGGCAAGCGTCGATGAGTGGTGTTCCCCACATCTCTCTTGGATGTGGAACGGAGGACCCTTTTCATGGGTTCTAGGAACATTGACGGGTTCGCCGATCGACGGCGGTTCCGCTCGGGGATTTTGGGGATTCGGCAACGTATGGAGAAGCGTGTGATGACGGGAAGCAAGCGGCGCAAAGGTCTGATGGCCGCGTCCGCACTGCTCGGCGGAGTGCTGGTGCTCACCGCCTGCAACGACGGCGACGCGAGCGGCAGCAGCGCCGACAGCTCGAAGAAGTCGCAGGCGGCCGAGGTCGACAAGGCCGCCGCCCAGGACGCGTCGGACGCGCAGATATCCATCGCGCCGAAGAACGGTGCGACCAACGCGAGCATCAACAATGACGCCAAGGTCACCGTGGCCAAGGGAACGCTGTCCGAGGTCACCATGACCACATCGGCCGGAGCGCCCGTCAAGGGCTCGCTCGCCGCCGACGGCACGAGCTGGCAGCCCGACGTCCAGCTGGAGCGCTCGACCACGTACAAGATCAGCGCGACGGCCAAGGACTCCAAGGGCCGCGAGGCGCACGAGAACGGCTCCTTCACCACGGTGTCGCCCGCCAACAGCTTCATCGGCAACTTCACGCCCGAGGACGGCTCCACCGTCGGCGTCGGCATGCCGGTCTCGATCAACTTCAACAAGCCGATCACGGACAAGAAGGCCGTCCAGGACGGCATCACCGTGACGTCCAGCAGCGGCCAGGAGGTCGTCGGCCACTGGTTCAACCCGCAGCGCCTCGACCTGCGCCCCGAGAGCTACTGGCAGGGCGGTTCCACCGTCACGCTGAAGCTGGCGCTGGACGGCGTCGAGGGCGCGAACGGTGTCTTCGGTGTGCAGCAGAAGACGGTCACCTTCAAGGTCGGCCGCAACCAGGTCTCGACGGTCGACGCGAACACGAAGACGATGACCGTCACCCAGAACGGCAAGACGATCAAGACCATCCCGATCTCTTCCGGTTCCTCCGCCAACCCCACGTACAACGGGCAGATGGTGATCTCCGAGAAGTTCAAGGAGACCCGGATGAACGGCGCGACGGTCGGCTTCACCGACGGCGACGGCAAGGGCGAGTACGACATCAAGGACGTGCCGCACGCCATGCGGCTGTCCACCTCGGGCACCTTCATCCACGGCAACTACTGGGGCGCGCGGTCGATCTTCGGCAGCGCCAACACCAGCCACGGCTGTGTCGGCCTCCCCGACGTGAAGGGCGCGGGCGACGCCAACCAGCCCGCCGCCTGGTTCTACAACAACTCCCTCGTCGGCGACGTGGTCATCGTCAAGAACTCCCCGGACCGGACCATCACCCCCGACAACGGCCTCAACGGCTGGAACATGAGCTGGGCCGACTGGAAGGCGGGCTCCCAGGCCTGACCCGACCCCACGCGTCCACCCCGGCGCAGCCCGAATCCCGTTCGAAGGCGGCGGCACCCGGATCCCCACGGATCCGCGGTGGCGCCGCCTTCGGCGTACGCGGGAGTTCTCATCCAGCTCTCATCGTGGCCTCAACCCACCATCACGACCCGTCCATAGCCTCGCGCCATGTTCTTCACCTACCTCCGGCGCGAGCTGCGCCGCCGCAGAAAGGCGGCGCTGGTCGTCGCCTCGGGGCTCGCCCTCGGGATCGCGCTGGTCATCATCGTCAGCTCGGTCTCCTCCGGCATGAGCAAGGCCCAGGACAAGGTCCTGGAATCGCTGTACGGCCTCGGTACGGACATGACCGTCACCAAGGCCGCCGCCGCCCCCGGTTCCGGCAACGGGCGCCCGAAGTTCGAGTTCGACGCCAAGGGCAACGACGACGCGACGCAGAGCAGCGACCGCGTCATGGTCCAGGGCTTCCAGACGCTGGCTTCCTCCACCGTCGACACGATCGGCAAGCAGAACGGGGTCGCGGACGCCGTCGGCGGACTCAGCCTGAACGTCATGAAGGTCGACGGCCAGTTCAAGCGCGGCGAGTTCAAGCAGCAGGGCGGCACGGGCGAGAGCGGCCGGAGCGGCCCCGGCGGACCGGGCGGCAGCAATCAGCCGCAGGGCGAAGTCAGGGGCGGCGGCGCCTCGTTCGACGTCAACTCCTACTCCGTGTACGGCACCGACGTCACCAAGCAGGCCCTGGGCCCGCTCACCTCGTCGAAGATCACCAAGGGCCGTACGTTCAAGGCGTCCGAGACCGACGCGAAGGTCGCCGTCGTCGACGCCGCGTACGCCAAGGAGAAGAAGCTCGACGTCGGCAAGACCGTGACCATCCACGGGACGAAGTTCACGATCGTCGGGGTCTCGACCGCCGACAGCGGCGACGCGGCCGCCAATCTCTACATACCGCTGCAGCAGGCGCAGACCCTCGCCGACTCGAAGAACAAGGTCACCACGGTCTATGTGCAGGCCGCGGACTCGAAGCAGATCGACCAGGTCAAGTCCACCATCCAGAAGAACGTCTCCGGTACGACCGTCACCACTTCCGCCGATCTCGCCGACACCGTCTCCGGTTCTCTCTCCACCGCCTCCGACCTCGCCTCCAGCGTCGGCAAGTGGCTGTCCATCGCGGTGCTGGCCGCCGCCTTCCTGGTGGCCGGCCTGCTCACCTCCTCTGCGGTCAGCCGCCGCGTACGGGAGTTCGGCACCCTCAAGGCGCTCGGCTGGAAGAGCGGCCGGGTCACCCGCCAGGTCGTCGGGGAAGCCCTCGTCAACGGACTGCTGGGCGGGGTGCTCGGCATCGCCGTCGGTCTCGCCGGCGCGTACATCGTGACCGCCATCAGCCCCACCCTCACCGCCGAACTCGGCTCCTCGGGCGGTGGCATGGGCGGCGGCCGGTTCCTGGGCGGACCGGGCGGACCGGGAGCGTCCAAGACGCTCGACATCGCGCTGACTGCGCCCGTCTCGCTCTCCATCATCCTGATCGCCGTCGCGCTGGCCGTGGCGGGCGGGCTGATCGCCGGAGCGTTCGGCGGCTGGCGGGCCTCCCGGCTGCGCCCCGCGGACGCTCTGCGCCGCGTCGAATAGCCCGCCCGGCGTCCCACCTCACCACGTTCCAGCAGGAGTTGACCCATGTACACACTCAGAGACGTCACCAAGCGCTATACGCGCGGCAAGGCCACGATCGACGCGCTCGCCGGTGTCGACCTGACCATCGAGGACGGCGGCCGACTGGTCATCCAGGGCCCCACCGGCGGCGGCAAGTCCACGCTGCTGCAGATGCTCGGCGGCCTGGACCGCCCCACCAGCGGCAGCATCGAACTCGACGGCGTGGACCTCGCGAAGCTCAGCGAGGCCAAACTCACCAAGGTGCGCGCGCAGAACATCGGCTTCGTCTTCCAGAGCTTCAACCTCATCCCGACGCTGACCGCCCAGGAGAACGTCGAGACGGCGCTCGTACCGCTCGGCGGCAAGGCGTCCGAGCGGCGCAGGCGGGCCGCCGAGGCACTGGACTCCGTCGGACTCGGCGAACGGCTCGGGCATCTGCCCGGCGAGATGTCAGGGGGCCAGCAGCAGCGGGTGGCGATCGCGCGCGCCCTGGTCAAGCAGCCGAAGGTGCTCCTCGCCGACGAACCCACCGGCAACCTCGACGAGTCGATGCGCGACGAGGTCATGGAGGTGCTGGAGACCATGTGGAAGGAGCACGGCCTGACGTTCATCATGGTCACGCACGACAGCGCCATCGCCCGACGGGCGCCCCGGCTGGCGACCATCCGCAGGGGCAGGGTCACGATCACGGAGAACGCGGCGGCCTGAGAGCGGCCGAGGGGGCCGGGGAGCCGAGGGCTTACGACCTCACCCGCTTTCTATCGCGGGTGAGGTCGTTGCCGGAGGCCGGGCGGTGTGGCGGGCGTCCGGCCGCCGGTGACCGGCTCGGAGGCGGCCGGCTCAGAGGTGGCCGGCTCAGAGGTGGCCGGCGGCGGCTTTCCGGTGGGCCGCGAGGTCGCTGTGGCGGACCTGGCGCAGGCCCACCGGATCGGTGCGCCCGCTGGTCCAGAAGGTGCTGAGGGGGAGGGCGCCGGGTCCGGCGAGGTACGAGCGCAGTACGTACCAGGGCTGCAACGGCACCCGGCACAGCCCGTACAGCCAGCGCCGCACCAGTTGGCGGGGTCCCGGGCGCCCGGCGTCGGGCAGCCCGATCACCCGAATCCCCATGATCAGCTTGCCCGCGCCGCCCCCGACGACGGCCGTCAGGACCACCTGATTGAGGAACGAGAACGCGAGCGCCGGGCCGATCAGCAGACCGGCGGCCTCGGGAACGGTGGCCGTGTCCACGTATGGCCGGGCCAGTAGCCCCGCGGTGACCAGGCAGAGGTAGCAGTCGAGCGCGACGGCGAGATAGCGGCGCATGTCGCCCGCACGCGGTGGGACGCGGAGCGCGGCGCGCTGCCCGGGGACGGGCGGGAGAGCGGGATGGGCGTACGGGCCCGCAGGTCCGGGGCGCCCGTACCCCGACGGCGGCGGCCCGCCCGGTGAAGCCGGCCGGGAACCGCTCCGGGTACGCCTGTGGCCCCGCGACGTCGTCATGACGGCATCATGTCTGATTACCCGTCACGGTGTGGTCAGGTCCGCGCACCCGGAATCATTCAGCCGGGCCCGCGTACCCGGCTCCGCCCCTACGCCGTACTGCCCTGTGCGCCGTACCGCCCCGTACGCCGTACGCGTCAGCACGATCCGAACGGCCACAACCGGTAGGGCGCATCCAGCCGGTACTCGCCGCCCCGCGGCACCGTGAGCCGCGTCCACTCGCCGTCCTGCCGTACGCATCCGCCGCCGTCGGCCCGCAGCCACGGCGAGTAGGCGATCCGTACCGTCACCGACCCGGCGGCGGGCATCCGTACCACCACGGAGGCGTCGTCCCCGCGTACGACGGCGCCGGGGGCGGAGACCAGCGGGACGGCGCCCTGCACCCGGTAGATCCGCCAGTCCGCGTCGTGCCACACCGGCTCCAGCCAGTCCGTGCCGCGCCGGACGAGGTCCGCCTCCGCCTCGGCCGGCCCGTCCGGCCTGCCGTTGTGCAGCACCACGAGGCCCACACCCCACCGGTCCAGCCAGGCGCGGTATGCGGCCGGGGCCGGCGTCGTCCTCCCGTAGAACAGCCGCCCGCGCTCCACGTCGAGCTGACGGTTCCAGCCGCGCGCCATGTTCACGTGCGGGGCGAGCACGGCCGCCTCCCGGTGATTGCGGGCCGGTACGACCTCCACCCGGGTCCGTTCGGCACCGAGCCTGCGCAGTTCGGCGACCACGCCGTCGGTGTGGGCCGCCCAGGCGGGCACGGTGGTGGAGACCCGCAGATCGTCATCGGTCTTGTCGACCAGCCAGCCGGTGTTGTACGCGAGCATCCCGACGAGCAGAACGGCTCGCACCCGCAGCAGCCACCCGCCCCGCGCCCACCCCGCCAGGACGGCCAGTGCCGCCGCGAGAAGCACGGGCGGGCCGGCCAGCCCCACCAGCCGCTCCACGTTCGTCCCGATGGGCGAGGGGATCAGGAAGGTCAGGACGACACCGGCCCCGTACACCAGGCTCGCGAACCGGACCACCCGCCAGCCGCCCTCGCGCGGCGCCCCGAGCCACAAGGCCGCGCAGGCGGCCAACGGCATCCACAACCTCCCCATGGCCATCGGCTGTTCGCCCGTGAAGGGGAACAGGAGCGTCGTCGCCGCGACCACCACGAACGGCGGCACGAGGAGCACCGCCGCCCGCCGCCACTGCCGGTCGAGCCCGTACGCCCCACCCGCCACCACGAGGAACAGCCCCGCCACCGGACTCGCCGCCGTCGCCAGCGCCGTACAGCCCGCGGCGACGCCCGGCCGGTGCCGTACGTACAGCAGCGCGACCAGCCCGATCGCCACGCCCAGCGCGAACGTCGTACGCCCGGACGCGACATTGCACCAGAGCACCAACGACCCCAGCACCGACACCGCGGCCGGCCACCGCACCCCGGCCCGCACACAGAGCCGACCCAGTGCCCACGATGCGCCGAGCCCGGCGGCGACGGTGACGGCCCGCACTCCGAACACCGCCATGAGCGGTGGCGCCAGCAGGCTGTAGTTGGCGGTGTGCATCCCGCCGTACCAGGAGAGGTTGTACGCGGACCCGGGATGCCGGGACGCGAACCCGGCCCAGGCGAACTGCGCCGCAAGATCACCGCCGCCGGTGGCCAGCGCCAGCGCCCACAGGACGTACAACGGCACGACGACCAGCACCGCGACGCCCGGAACCCGCCACCGCGCCGCGTCCGTGGCCGTACCCGTACCCGTACCCGTGGCCGCCGGGCGCGGACCGGCGCCGGACCGCTCGCTTCCCGGCTCGCCCGTCCGCCCGCGCGCCGCCGTTCTCTCGGTGGTCCCCATCCCGCAGACCCTAACGGGACCGTCCGTACCCGCACGAGGGTGGAGCCGGCTACACCACGGATCCGGGGGCCCGGCCCCTCGTGGCGGCGGATACCGCCGTTGAGGATGGACACACCGCAAGACACACCGCAAGACACCGCAAGACAAGCCGCAAGACACCGCAAGACACCGCCCCGACCCTGGAGGTTTCCGTGAAAGCCCTGCTCTGGATCGTGCTGTGCGCGGCGATCGCCGCGAACGTCTTCCTGAACTTCCTCGTGGAGGACAACGGCCTGAACATCGCTCTGAGTGTCGTCTCCGGAGTGGTCGTCCTCGCGTCCGGAGTGGGGCTGTGGAGGCTGCGCCGTACGGGCGTGCAGCCATAAATTGGTCCATTTTGCGGACACGTCGACGATCTTCCGGGGCCACTGGGACAATCGAAGTGCCACACCGGTTCGGTACGTCGCTTTCGTGAGCCGCAGCGCGCGCGAGTCCGGGCGACGCCCTCAATGGCGAGGGGGACCGCTGGTGCCCCGGGACGAGGGCACTTATGCGCGCGATGGGCACTCACGGAAGGTCTTGATCAGATGCGTGTCATTGAGCCGCTGTACGCGGAGATTCTCCGCCGCAACCAGGGTGAGAACGAATTCCACCAGGCGGTACGGGAGGTCCTGGAAACCCTCGGCCCGGTCCTCGAACAGCGACCTGAATTCGTCGACGCCCGGATCGTCGAGCGGGTCTGCGAGCCGGAGCGCCAGCTCATCTTCCGCGTGCCGTGGTCGGACGACTCCGGCGACATCCACGTGAACCGCGGCTTCCGGGTCGAGTTCAACAGCTCGCTCGGACCGTACAAGGGCGGGCTGCGCTTCCACCCCTCGGTCAACCTCGGCATCGTGAAGTTCCTCGGCTTCGAGCAGATCTTCAAGAACGCCCTCACCGGCATGCCCATCGGTGGCGGCAAGGGTGGCGCGGACTTCGATCCGAAGGGCCGCTCCGACGCCGAGATCATGCGGTTCTGCCAGTCGTTCATGACCGAACTCCACCGCCACCTCGGCGAGTACACCGACGTCCCCGCCGGTGACATCGGCGTCGGCGGCCGCGAGATCGGCTACCTGTTCGGCCAGTACAAGCGGATCACCAACCGTTACGAGTCCGGCGTCCTCACCGGAAAGGGCCTGGGCTGGGGCGGCGCCCTGGTGCGCACCGAGGCGACCGGGTACGGCTGTGTGCTCTTCACCGCCGAGATGCTCCGCAGCCGGGGCGAGTCCCTCGACGAGCAGCGCATCTCCGTATCGGGCTCGGGCAATGTCGCGATCTACGCGATCGAGAAGGCCCAGCAGCTCGGCGCGACCGTGGTGACCTGCTCCGACTCCAACGGCTACGTCGTCGACGAGAAGGGCATCGACCTCGCCCTCCTCAAGGAGATCAAGGAGGCCGGCCGCGGCCGGGTCTCGGACTACGCGGAGCGCCGCGGCAAGCACGCCACGTACGTCCCCGGCACCGGTGTCTGGAACGTCCCCGTCGACGTGGCCCTGCCCTGCGCCACCCAGAACGAACTGCACGAGGCCGACGCCCTGGCCCTCGTACGCAACGGCGTGAAGGCGGTCGCCGAGGGCGCCAACATGCCCACGACTCCGGAGGCCGTACGCGTCCTCCAGGAGGCGGGCGTCGCTTTCGCCCCCGGCAAGGCGGCCAACGCGGGCGGCGTGGCCACCAGCGCCCTGGAGATGCAGCAGAACGCCTCCCGCGACTCCTGGACGTTCGCCCACACCGAGGAGCGCCTCGCGGAGATCATGCGGCACATCCACGACTCCTGCTACACCACCGCGGAACGCTACGGCAGCCCCGGCAACTACGTGGTCGGCGCCAACATCGCCGGCTTCGAACTGGTCGCGGACGCGATGCTGGCGCAGGGTCTCATCTGACCCGTCCGACAGTGTCAGTGACGGCCTCGGCCCGGCCGCGCTCCGCGGCCGGGCCGAGGCCGTCGCCGGTCTCACCGGCCGGTCCCGCCTGCCCGTCGGCCGGGTGGCTGCCGGGCCTGCATTTCAAGGGCTCGGACTGGTCGCGCGCCCGGGCGGTTCGACTCAGTGGCCGCCCCGTCGGCGTGACCGCACCGCGACGGGTCGAGCCGTCCATCCGTCTGCCGATGCCGGTGCGGTCCGACGGACTCCTGAGCAAGCGCCACCACCGCTACCGGTCCGCGATCACGCCACCGCACCAGCCAGGAACCCAGCACTCACGTCAGGCAGCCGGCATTGCGGGGCGCGGCGCGCGGCGCCGAAAGGTCTCCGCCAGGCCCGTGTTCACGACCACCACGCCCCCGAAGACCACCGCAGTCACCGGATGCCCCACCGCGTGGACCGCGTACACACCACCACCGAGGACCACGGCCTTGACCAGCAGAACCACCACGAGAGGCGGCCGGAAACGGGCGCGCGGGGCGGCGAACAGCCCCCAGAGCACGACGGCCACGGCCGGCGCCCCGATCCCGAGCAGCAGCCGGGCGACCGTGCCGTCACCGGTGGCGAATCCCCACCGGCCGAGCGCGCCCAGCGCCGCCAACTCCACGAGAAACGCCACGACTTCATTGAGCATGAACCAGGGCCGCCCGTCCGGGGCGGCGGAAACGCCGTGGCCTTCGCTCGTCATCGGTGGGGAACTCCTCTTCCTCACGGGCGGGCGCCGCATGCCGGTGCCCCTGGAATCCCGCAGCAACTGATCATTCCTTGTCGTTCTGGGTGATGCTTCGATAGTTTGCAGTGAGAAACGATCAGGTCGTCTGATGGGGGGAGACACGTGTCGATCGCTGACGAGTGGCAACAGTCGAAGGCTGATGTCCTTGACGGCAACGTCAGCGGCACCGAAACGCGTCTGCTGTCCGCACTGTCCGCCCTGTCCGCGAACCCTGCCACCGTCACCGCCCCCAGCGCTCCGCTGGGCCCGGCCGGGGCGTCAACCACGACTTGATCAACTCGATGCTGGTGCAAGCGGTCAAGGAGAAGATCCCGAAGGGCCAGTGGTACCTGACGGAAACGGACACCGGGCAGTTCGGGAGTGTGCCGCAGAAGGGTGCGACGGGCTCGTACAACGACGGCCTCACCAGTGGCGTGGGCCGCACGGGGAAGGTCACGGGCTGATGAGTCGACGACGGACGAAGTTCATTGCTGCGGGAGTTGCCGGACTGATCGTGGTGGCCGGGACGGTGGTGTTCGCCCTCCTGCGCGGAGAGGAACAGGAGCCGGAGCAGCAGAGCTTCTGCTGGGGCACTCTCTCAAGACACGATGTGTCCGCGCTCAGCGTGCAGCCGCTGGAGCGGTACGCCTCGGAGGAACGCCGCCTGAACGACGCCGGGCTGTCCTACTGCAAGGTGTGGGGCGGCTCGGGCAGCGCGGCCGCGATGCGCGAGGAGTTCACCCTCGACATCAACAACATGCCCCCCGAAACGAGCGTATGGCGGACGGCCGACGAAGTCGCCGCCGAGTCCCTGTTCCGCGCGCCGATCGCCGGGGTGGCCGGCTGGGTCAATAGGAGGTACGCCGGGGTACTGCTTCCCTCCGGCTGTGCCGGGGCACTGGGCAAGGGTGCTGCACCGTATC
This region includes:
- a CDS encoding YrdB family protein — its product is MTSEGHGVSAAPDGRPWFMLNEVVAFLVELAALGALGRWGFATGDGTVARLLLGIGAPAVAVVLWGLFAAPRARFRPPLVVVLLVKAVVLGGGVYAVHAVGHPVTAVVFGGVVVVNTGLAETFRRRAPRPAMPAA
- a CDS encoding glycosyltransferase family 87 protein, which produces MGTTERTAARGRTGEPGSERSGAGPRPAATGTGTGTATDAARWRVPGVAVLVVVPLYVLWALALATGGGDLAAQFAWAGFASRHPGSAYNLSWYGGMHTANYSLLAPPLMAVFGVRAVTVAAGLGASWALGRLCVRAGVRWPAAVSVLGSLVLWCNVASGRTTFALGVAIGLVALLYVRHRPGVAAGCTALATAASPVAGLFLVVAGGAYGLDRQWRRAAVLLVPPFVVVAATTLLFPFTGEQPMAMGRLWMPLAACAALWLGAPREGGWRVVRFASLVYGAGVVLTFLIPSPIGTNVERLVGLAGPPVLLAAALAVLAGWARGGWLLRVRAVLLVGMLAYNTGWLVDKTDDDLRVSTTVPAWAAHTDGVVAELRRLGAERTRVEVVPARNHREAAVLAPHVNMARGWNRQLDVERGRLFYGRTTPAPAAYRAWLDRWGVGLVVLHNGRPDGPAEAEADLVRRGTDWLEPVWHDADWRIYRVQGAVPLVSAPGAVVRGDDASVVVRMPAAGSVTVRIAYSPWLRADGGGCVRQDGEWTRLTVPRGGEYRLDAPYRLWPFGSC
- the gdhA gene encoding NADP-specific glutamate dehydrogenase; protein product: MRVIEPLYAEILRRNQGENEFHQAVREVLETLGPVLEQRPEFVDARIVERVCEPERQLIFRVPWSDDSGDIHVNRGFRVEFNSSLGPYKGGLRFHPSVNLGIVKFLGFEQIFKNALTGMPIGGGKGGADFDPKGRSDAEIMRFCQSFMTELHRHLGEYTDVPAGDIGVGGREIGYLFGQYKRITNRYESGVLTGKGLGWGGALVRTEATGYGCVLFTAEMLRSRGESLDEQRISVSGSGNVAIYAIEKAQQLGATVVTCSDSNGYVVDEKGIDLALLKEIKEAGRGRVSDYAERRGKHATYVPGTGVWNVPVDVALPCATQNELHEADALALVRNGVKAVAEGANMPTTPEAVRVLQEAGVAFAPGKAANAGGVATSALEMQQNASRDSWTFAHTEERLAEIMRHIHDSCYTTAERYGSPGNYVVGANIAGFELVADAMLAQGLI
- a CDS encoding ABC transporter ATP-binding protein — encoded protein: MYTLRDVTKRYTRGKATIDALAGVDLTIEDGGRLVIQGPTGGGKSTLLQMLGGLDRPTSGSIELDGVDLAKLSEAKLTKVRAQNIGFVFQSFNLIPTLTAQENVETALVPLGGKASERRRRAAEALDSVGLGERLGHLPGEMSGGQQQRVAIARALVKQPKVLLADEPTGNLDESMRDEVMEVLETMWKEHGLTFIMVTHDSAIARRAPRLATIRRGRVTITENAAA
- a CDS encoding RDD family protein; the encoded protein is MTTSRGHRRTRSGSRPASPGGPPPSGYGRPGPAGPYAHPALPPVPGQRAALRVPPRAGDMRRYLAVALDCYLCLVTAGLLARPYVDTATVPEAAGLLIGPALAFSFLNQVVLTAVVGGGAGKLIMGIRVIGLPDAGRPGPRQLVRRWLYGLCRVPLQPWYVLRSYLAGPGALPLSTFWTSGRTDPVGLRQVRHSDLAAHRKAAAGHL